A genomic segment from Nitrosopumilus sp. K4 encodes:
- a CDS encoding AMP-binding protein, with protein MSDFVFFPTEHQKNESNIFQFMEKFGISTLDELSKKSINNLEWFWEQVSRDVGVVWDVSYDKVLDTTKGIAWSDWFVGGKTNIYKSSVEKFASSDPGKIAYYFESEDGGKSNITYSELDTKVCRLANGLKQLGVKKGDVIAIYLPMIEESILAILACAKIGAVQTVIFSGYSSDSLNIRLQDCKAKVLFVSDGFYRKGKKISQKKTVIDAINNTSVEKTVVVSYKNIDKYEKSEKIIFYNELVEKQNSQCATESMNSDDPLFILYTSGTTGKPKGVVHVHGGFSVFAGHQAAYLIDTHKNDIILWPADIGWITGLVWNVYGLLMMGASAVIYDGGIDYPNFNRIWDMLYEYKVTIFGISPTAVRLFKKNNVIPLSLHPLDHIKNIPTTGEPLDTDSWWWLYEKVGNKRIPIMNLSGGTEIGGAMLSVFPGMKLKPSTVGIPCPGMNLDVVDDDGKSVREKNGYLVIKSPWPAMTKSLLNDDKRYMQTYWSRFENVWFHGDYVHVDKDGLWYMQGRTDDVINVSGHRMSTAEIEHTVISHPKISDAASIAIPDDITGEAIVVFYVTDKKDENLDKEISEYVSEKIGKLARPKIIFQISELPKTRTGKIMRRLLKAKLLGMQLGDLSSLENPQVLDEISEMG; from the coding sequence ATGTCTGATTTTGTATTTTTTCCAACTGAACACCAAAAAAATGAATCCAATATTTTTCAATTCATGGAAAAGTTTGGGATTTCAACATTAGATGAATTATCTAAAAAATCCATTAACAATTTAGAATGGTTTTGGGAGCAGGTCTCAAGAGATGTAGGGGTTGTATGGGATGTTTCTTATGACAAAGTTTTAGATACTACAAAAGGCATTGCGTGGTCAGATTGGTTTGTAGGTGGGAAGACAAACATTTACAAATCATCTGTTGAGAAATTTGCAAGTTCGGATCCTGGGAAAATTGCATATTATTTTGAATCTGAAGATGGAGGGAAATCCAACATTACTTATTCGGAACTAGACACCAAAGTGTGTAGACTTGCAAATGGATTAAAACAGTTAGGTGTCAAAAAAGGAGATGTCATTGCAATTTATCTTCCTATGATTGAAGAGTCAATTTTGGCAATCTTGGCTTGTGCAAAAATTGGTGCAGTTCAAACAGTGATATTTTCTGGATACAGTTCTGATTCATTGAATATTAGGTTGCAAGATTGTAAGGCAAAGGTACTTTTTGTTTCAGATGGTTTTTACAGAAAAGGAAAAAAAATATCACAAAAAAAGACAGTTATTGATGCAATAAACAACACATCAGTTGAAAAAACTGTTGTTGTTTCATACAAAAACATAGACAAATATGAAAAATCTGAAAAAATAATTTTTTATAATGAATTAGTAGAAAAACAAAACTCGCAATGCGCTACAGAAAGCATGAATTCTGATGATCCTCTTTTTATTTTGTATACATCAGGCACTACTGGAAAACCAAAGGGTGTCGTCCATGTCCACGGGGGATTTTCAGTTTTTGCAGGGCACCAGGCAGCATATTTGATTGACACGCACAAAAATGACATTATTTTGTGGCCTGCCGACATTGGTTGGATTACGGGACTTGTGTGGAATGTCTATGGATTATTGATGATGGGAGCATCGGCTGTAATTTACGATGGAGGCATTGATTATCCAAATTTTAATCGAATCTGGGATATGTTGTACGAGTATAAGGTTACAATTTTTGGTATATCTCCAACTGCAGTTCGATTGTTCAAAAAAAATAATGTGATCCCTCTGTCTCTTCATCCTCTCGATCATATCAAGAATATTCCTACAACTGGGGAGCCATTGGATACAGATTCTTGGTGGTGGCTTTATGAAAAAGTTGGTAACAAAAGAATCCCAATAATGAATCTCTCTGGGGGAACCGAGATAGGTGGCGCAATGCTTTCTGTTTTTCCTGGGATGAAACTCAAACCCTCTACTGTAGGCATTCCGTGTCCAGGCATGAATCTTGATGTTGTAGATGATGATGGAAAATCAGTTAGGGAGAAAAATGGATATCTTGTAATAAAATCTCCTTGGCCTGCAATGACAAAAAGTCTGCTTAATGACGATAAAAGGTATATGCAAACATACTGGTCAAGATTTGAAAATGTGTGGTTTCATGGAGACTATGTCCATGTTGACAAAGATGGTTTGTGGTATATGCAAGGAAGAACAGATGATGTGATAAATGTCTCAGGACATAGGATGAGTACTGCTGAAATTGAACATACTGTGATATCTCATCCAAAAATTTCAGATGCTGCATCAATTGCAATTCCTGATGACATAACAGGAGAGGCAATCGTTGTGTTTTATGTGACTGATAAAAAAGATGAGAATTTAGACAAAGAGATATCTGAATATGTTTCTGAAAAAATTGGAAAACTGGCACGACCTAAAATTATTTTTCAGATTTCGGAATTGCCAAAAACTAGGACCGGAAAAATTATGAGACGGCTACTCAAAGCAAAGTTATTGGGCATGCAGTTGGGAGATCTCTCTTCACTGGAAAACCCCCAGGTTCTAGACGAGATATCTGAAATGGGTTGA